The window TCCTTTAGATTATTTTTCATAATCGTTACTTTTCGTACCAATTTTACATATTCTTCCAATActaattatttttacaatgttaAAATACTTGTGCCTAGGAAAATTGCCCAGAGCTTGCTGTTTAAATAAACTAAATATGCCACCATGCTAAATTATATGCAATATGTCTAATACTGTTTCAATTAAGGTGTAAGCCGTGTATGTAACAAAAAGGTACGGGAAATGAACAACAATGACATAAGAGAGTAAGAAGTAGCAAGTTTCATACCCGGACAGTTACAAACATCTATTTTCAAGTAGCAGAAATACTTTTTTCATCCGATTAAAGAAGAAAGTATTTTTATAccgaaataaatacatttaaaaatgataATTTTAATCCATAAACATTTACCTGCCACCTTAATTTTATGGTGGAATTATTCAATTGGAACAGGCAAAACATCTATTCCATTATCtgccgggcgagatggccgtgcggttaggagcacgcagctgtgagcttgcatccggatgatagtgggttcgaacccaactattgGCACCcaggaatggttttccgtggcttcccattttcacaccaggcaaattatgggactgtgcctttattaaggccacgcccatttacttcccgctcctaggcttttcctattccatcgtcgccataagacctctctgtgtcggtgcgacgtaaatctagTTAGttacaaaaaaacaacaacacataaTCTTTCTTTCTCCGAAGTAGAAAGGATTTCCATCCTTAATGATCAGATATTATAGGTTCAATAGGCACTAGAGAAATTTCATACCAAGAAAGATATCCCTTCTTCGATgtcggctcagtctggtgatatctgaaggtgctcaaataagccagccgcGTGCCTTTAGATTTAGCGGCACCGAACAAGAATTTCTGCGGTATACTTTCCCGGCATTTCGCAGTGTTCAGAACCCGTAAATGTAGTCAGAGGATCAtaaaccaataacaatattatttcatTACGCTACGTAGATTTCTTTTTTCCGAAAGCTCATGCTCCCGAAGACCAAATTTCGGCAGTCCAGTATTTTTTAAAGATAATCAGATGTTGCCGGGAGTTCGTTATTTCTGCCCAGACTCATTTAGCACTTACAACTGCTGTCATACTAGATGGTCTGAAGATACTGGAGTACCATATTGCTTGACTTTTCAATCAGGCACTTCATTGGCTTAAAGAATTTTAGGTGCAAATTATAAACATTGGTTCAACAATTCCTTAACTTGTATTTTTAAGTTCTAATTGGCCATTATTTAGAATATGGATTATGACCATGTTCGCTGTCTCTCATATCAGATAACTTCTGTGTTGACTTCACGAGTCTGAGAGAACCGTGCTTCTTGAAGTAGGGAGTAGAACCCCGGTCTCTGAATAAGAAGTAGGGACGTTATCCCTACACCACTGCAGCGTTATCGTAATTATCAAATACGTAAATTAATGCATAATTTGGGGCAGATTTTTGTTTTTTCTCGAACATTACTTTATAATGGATTTCATTTACAGGTGGTTAGCATAATGGCTGTTTTGGCACTGTTGGCGCTGGTGTCGACGGCGCCGGTGGAACCCACGAAGGAGAAACTGGAGACAGCCAGCTCGATTGGATACGGTTATGGCTATGGATATGGTTATCCATATGGTGGATACGGTGGATTCTATGGCTTGTATGGCGGCTATGGTGGTTATGGTTTTGGATACCCCTACAGATACTTCGGATATGGTACGTAATTGTCATTCACT is drawn from Anabrus simplex isolate iqAnaSimp1 chromosome 1, ASM4041472v1, whole genome shotgun sequence and contains these coding sequences:
- the LOC136866256 gene encoding cuticle protein 6.4; this translates as MVCRKMVVSIMAVLALLALVSTAPVEPTKEKLETASSIGYGYGYGYGYPYGGYGGFYGLYGGYGGYGFGYPYRYFGYGYPYGYGYGYGGYPFW